The Coffea arabica cultivar ET-39 chromosome 6e, Coffea Arabica ET-39 HiFi, whole genome shotgun sequence genome contains the following window.
CAATACACAGCTGCCAATGAGCACAAAGCGCAGTCATCATAAGTTCCATGCATTATTTGCTTACATGttattaaaaaaaggaaaaaaaatgaaaaatgttcGATATCTATGGATCTGGCAAGATATAGGAAGTAAATGTGCACCAACCTCGTGGAAGATAGCAGAAACAAGGAACACAATGAGTATTGCAACTCCCTGCAACAAAAAGATGAATATTAAATCTAAGTaacaataatttcatttttacagCGGACCTTTAATGTGGAACAGGAAAGAAGGATGTCCATTCATACTACTTTAATAAATGGAGAGCAAGCAGATGTGTGGTGTAACATTTTTATCTTCTCCAATACTACCCCTGCATGAATAACtgcccttgtttttctttttcttttttcttttttcatttttgggcTCTAGGTGAACTACCTATTACTTTaccaattttatttttctctttgattGTTTAACTACTAGTCTTTCTAAACTATCCATAATAAACTTTGTAAAAGAGTTGGAAGGTTCTTTGAAGCTTGAAATAGTTCATTGGAACCATTGAACTACTCAGCAAGCATCAACTTTCCAAGAAGACAAGAGGACAAACAAACTCAATACATTAGGCAGCTTGAAATTGGAGACTTTACCTTAGGTAACCCATTGCGCAAGCAAGGAAAATAAATGTGGCGAACCATCCATTTATGGACAGGCTGCAATCAATAAAGGTTTTAAGCAATAATTATTacaacaaaaatatattaaaatactGGTAAAACTGCATCTGCCAACAACAGAAATGACAAGAATCTAATGTATGAAGAAGAACATTTACAACATCTATCTCCTTTATGAAAGAGTATGAATTACTGAACAGCCCGAGTAACTGCAAACCCCACCAGCAAAGCCGGCACTTAGCTTAAAACACACTCAAACGGCATTTTGTGCAGCCAAAAAAACATAAGCATGCGCCACAAGAAATGCAGATACTCTATACAGAAAGCGTAAAAACATACCTCCtaattcaacaaaacaaaatgcaagacaaaaatgaggactTTCTTATAAGCTAAACTTTGTGATGCATTATACATGTCATTACATGAAGATACAAACAGAGTCTTCAATCCACCAGGACTGCTATAGATGTGCACACAGAAGGAAAAggcaaataaagaaaaaaaataacatcCTCAGAAAGGCAAATCTGAAACTAATTCTAGAAGATTACATACCATGTTCCACATTCTCCAATACTAGCAACAGCCACAGCAGGACAACCATTTCAATTGATGGTGGgagaacaaaacaaaatctcTAATTAGTTCTAAGATAATTGGAATGAGAAATGTAAAAGAGGAAAGTAACAGCATAAAGATCATATTTAAGTCTTCTAAAAGTTTACCTCATCTATTGTTTTTGCGTTCCACCAATCCTTGTAAAATTCACGATCCCCGAAACACAGTATCTCAGCAAGTATATTTAACCTATATGATGTCACAGAATTATAATCAGAGTCAAGTGCTAGGATAACGATGATTGGCAAACAAACATGGACTCCATCTCCAGAGGAAGAGAGACAATCAAATCATTCCATATCATCTTCTAACCAGTTCTCTGTTTTTGGAATCACATTCATTCTAATCTTCTGTTTCCACCAAAATAGAGTTCAAGGTATGAGCCTTTTTCCGTTTTTGTTTCATGAAAGAAGGATTATGCAAATTCATTCATACTGTCGTTCCTTTCCCAATTTTGCTAATACATACCAACCAGTTTCCACAGCTAAGCctcaaagaaaatggtgaatgaCTCAACATCAAGCTAACACAATCACTTCCATGTGGTAGGATATTTAGTCATTTTCTTATGACAAAGAACATTGATCTTAAATCCAGTAGACTGTCAACCTCCAAAGATTGTGTATCTAATCTCATAATTTTTAACTGATAAAGCACCACGTATCTTCTCTATATCTTTCTTCAACTACGTGACTTCATACTGACATCAGGACTACATATGACCAAGGACACCCACCCATGACCCAACCCCTAACCCTCAAATCCCACCCAAAAATAAATACAGTGTCAAGCATATAAATCAGGTTCTTACCCGTATAAGAATCCTCCTCATACGGCACTGGACTGGACAAAAAGATTGAAATGGGAAAAAGTTCTCTACTAATTTATTAAAGAGAAGATGGCTTACCATAGATGGAAAACGCAGTAAAACATGCAGAGCCAAACGTATAAATTTGGAACTGAAAGCTTCAAGACCCTTTCAATCGCATATAGAAGATTTCCTTTCAGAGGATGTTGGGAGTTTTGCACGATTGGATTGATGTACTGCATGATAATATGACTTTGTCAGCTGAGTTTTACACAAGAagaacccaaaaaaagaaaaaaggtaagAACCAAATTTCCCACAAAGAAGACAGAAAATTACCTGCTCTATGATAAATCCCATAAAACCTGTAAAAATTACCAACTTGATGAGTTGAGTCACCACCCAACCTTTCCGAATGTAAGCTGTGCGTGGATAGCTTAGCTGCAAACGACAGTTTCTCAGTATAGACTTatcaaaaaatttcaccacTAAAACCAACAATGCTAGAGTAATTAGGAACTTAATGACTTTATACTGAATAGGAAAAAAATGTTCTCTATAAATGAAAATGCACACAGGAGAGTTTTCAATTTCCCAATAACATTGTGTAAACCATTGAATACAACCAATATAAATCTTTTGATGAAGCTCACACCTAGCAAAGAAATTTTTCTCTGAAAGTATTTTTTATCAACACATAGCATGGAACATCAACTACCTTAACCagcttttttcaaaattaaataagTCAAGAACCAAACTAATGGATTTGCTTTCCTTTTTCTCCTCTTTTAATTCTTTAACAATGAACTAAATGCCATATCAGATCCTAGTATGAACAATAGCTAAACCAAAATACTTAGGCCAAAAGTAATTTGCACACATTCAACCTAGCAGCAGCTTACAAGATAGAATATAATCTCAATCTCTCCTAAGCCGCATGTTTAACCTTCAAAGAAGAAACCCAAAATTAGGTAATAGTGGCTAACAAACCCATTGTTACTTGATTGCCTCTACGGTTGAGAAGGATTACTTACGGAAAATTTATAAAGgttgagaataaaatgaaagCATCTCTGAAAACACACAAAAAGTGACCACAACATTCTCCATTGCCTCTGTGGATCAGAAGTTTGCAGTTTGTACTAAATAATTGGCAAACTTGAGATGGTGAGCAGTACATCCATTGGAAGTTTAGGCTCCATTTCCATTATTGATTGAAGCATAATCTGCATTAGTATCCTAGAACCAAAATAGACCAACAAAGCCTCCCACTGTTTTGTAGGTGATCACTTGTATATGCATAACATATATTGGAAGATAGACTTCGCTGAGTTGTAGgtagaatttaaaaaaaaattaactataaTGACACAAGATGACACCTTTCCAGAACAAAGATTACATAGTTTTGCATACCCCATCACACATCATAATCCTAACCATATTCACATCAACAACCGAGAGCTCCTCACTGGCACATTACAACATAGAGGTCATGATCTCAAAACAATAATGTGGCAAAATTATCTCTCTAGAAACATCGTGAATGAAGACATTCCAGACTTCATAGGTTAATTCAAGTCCATATGCTCCTAAAAATCTCAATAGAATACCAACAGGAGATAAAATGTTAAAATAAATTAGACAGGGCTAGAGCATGTTTACCTGGTAACATAATGTTGGAGCAACCATGAAGTATGCCAAACTCTTAAAGCTCACATCATAGCTGAAATCCGTATTCAAATAGTTGGGCAAGACTTCCCCCTATCATTAGAAAAGGAGCTTAAAAGAACTGGCTTATGCTTTCTAAAAATGTTAGACTCAAGAACTTGGCGCAAAACTCATTTATTTTGCACCTTCAAGTTTTCAGGAGTCCTCTAATTAGGAACCAAAAATCAGTAGGTAAATTTCTACACTATTGACAAAATGGCCCAAAAAGTTAAAAGTTATCTGGAGAATAATTACATACAAAATGTCcatccaaaaattttaaattaacttCTGAAAGCACAAAACAGACGCAAGATGTGCAGaagtgaaagaaagaaagcataAAATAATATATGATATGCCAAGAAAGAATTTCTTAAGCTTCACCACCAAATTTCCCACCACATAGGGTCTGACATTATCCATGGAAATATTGACAAAATGACTCGACAAAAGTTGATAATCAACCAACAGAAAAGAGTGTGTTCTTCATACCTTCTCGAGTGACTTTGCAACTGCTCTCATGTCATAATTGGTATGCGCATAGGATATCAATTTTAACCACACAACGCAGGCACACAACATCAAGTTCACGCCCGAGAGAACAACAGAATCACACCTGAGCATTTCAAACCTCTGATTAATAGTTCACGACTAAAATTGCGACAAACAAATGCCCAGTTTGACATAATATTCCCATCTCCCATGTTAACAAGTAATGCCACAAAGTATATATTGCAGTAAAGAGAAACATCTGAGTCATTTTCCATATTTTATGCTTCTTGTGTTTCCACCTCCATGATGAAGATGACAGACGAGAGTAGAGCAAAAAGTTGCAACCAAGGCTATTCAACCTAATATTGATTTCAagactaataaaaaaaaaggaaaagaaatcacaTTTTAGTTGTCAAAACCTGACATACATTTTTCATAATTAATCAGAGATCAACTTGTGTGCAAATCTTGACACATTCAGTAATTTATTTTAGaactttagaaaaaaaaaattatggtcACTGCTCTTAAACATATCTCACAACTATCCAAAACAGTAATGCAAAATGTATAAAAGCAGTTCTacatcatttttctttgaacTGGCATGGTGGACCTGATGGAAATAAAGAACCATACACAGTCACAATGCTATAAGTTGATAACAAACCTTAGAATGACAACAACAGGATACAGAATCGCAGTTGTACTTATTATGATATGTAGAATGACAACCACCTGCAAAATTTAGCCCATTTCTTTCAATGTcaggatgaaaaagaaaaaaaaggagaaagcaAAAATAACAAACAACTACATTCATACAAAATCCAGATACATACCATTTACAAATACCTAGTGATGATCCAACATAAAATAGAAATTGAAACTTACCGGTTCAGAAATGTACTTTTTCTGCaccaatttttcaacaaaaaatgACGCAAGCGGGAGAACAAGAAGACTGAGACTGCAAGATACCAGAAAAGGAAATAAGTATTTAGGCTCACATATGTAACCCAAAAAAACCAACCTTAACTCTTTGCCGTTCTAGTGTTTGGAATTGGCAAGGAGGAGActaacaaaagcaaaaaaagagaGTCGGGGGGTAAAGTTACCAGCACATGAGAAGAGGCCAATCCCCCAGTGATCTCGAACTAAACCAAAAACCTGACTTAATTAACCACCCATACTGTAAAGATATTAAGAACGCAGTCAATATGGTATGAATATAACCCAAAACTCTCAAATAGATGGCAGGCCAGAATA
Protein-coding sequences here:
- the LOC113696100 gene encoding diacylglycerol O-acyltransferase 1A-like — protein: MAIMESPEIVVAATATTTTTISSAENKEENSNYDRSGSLRRRTASSVVVEAVAAAAAKDVVKTPESDSDLDSSSKGNSTDDNEERSRSKLVYGSSGGVELVRELSNAKDDKDKVGSGEGRGGGGGSGGGVESSSSSSWKFAYRPSAPAHRRIKESPLSSDAIFKQSHAGLFNLCIVVLVAVNGRLIIENLMKYGWLIKSGFWFSSRSLGDWPLLMCCLSLLVLPLASFFVEKLVQKKYISEPVVVILHIIISTTAILYPVVVILRCDSVVLSGVNLMLCACVVWLKLISYAHTNYDMRAVAKSLEKGEVLPNYLNTDFSYDVSFKSLAYFMVAPTLCYQLSYPRTAYIRKGWVVTQLIKLVIFTGFMGFIIEQYINPIVQNSQHPLKGNLLYAIERVLKLSVPNLYVWLCMFYCVFHLWLNILAEILCFGDREFYKDWWNAKTIDEYWRMWNMPVHKWMVRHIYFPCLRNGLPKGVAILIVFLVSAIFHELCIAVPCHIFKFWAFIGIMFQVPLVVLTNFLQAKFKNSMVGNMIFWCFFCILGQPMCVLLYYHDLMNRKGNST